The proteins below come from a single Gordonia sp. X0973 genomic window:
- a CDS encoding MaoC/PaaZ C-terminal domain-containing protein has product MGRVITLDDIPSTLDVYSRAVAAMLPGIGKSGPVRPDAAVPDTVYRYTTQGTDLNRLAEYCRTTGIQLGNNLPLTYPFVLQFPLVMKLMTSSEFPFGAVGSVHVENRIRRFRQIPVTDRLTISTSAGNLREHRKGMLIDVTSTFEVGGELVCEQVGTFLSQQRTSLSDEERGPAPKEGTPPPPDAVLSVNLGEIRNYAAASGDRNPIHMGNLPAKAFGFPRAIAHGMWSAAAATANIGSQLPDAVEYQVRFGRPILLPAKVNLYTKRAGGPGEYDISILDRKKGFPHLTATTRAIK; this is encoded by the coding sequence ATGGGACGGGTAATCACGCTCGACGACATCCCGTCGACGCTCGACGTCTACTCACGCGCCGTCGCCGCGATGCTGCCCGGGATCGGCAAGTCCGGGCCGGTGCGCCCGGACGCGGCCGTGCCCGACACGGTGTACCGCTACACGACGCAGGGCACCGACCTCAACCGCCTGGCGGAGTACTGCCGGACCACCGGGATTCAGCTGGGCAACAACCTGCCGCTGACCTACCCGTTCGTCCTGCAGTTCCCGCTGGTCATGAAGCTGATGACGTCGAGTGAGTTCCCGTTCGGCGCGGTCGGGTCGGTGCACGTGGAGAACCGGATCCGGCGCTTCCGCCAGATCCCGGTGACCGACCGCCTCACCATCAGCACGTCGGCGGGCAACCTGCGCGAGCACCGCAAGGGGATGCTGATCGACGTCACCTCGACGTTCGAGGTCGGCGGCGAGCTGGTCTGCGAGCAGGTCGGCACCTTCCTCTCGCAGCAGCGGACGAGCCTGTCCGACGAGGAGCGCGGCCCGGCCCCCAAGGAGGGCACTCCCCCGCCGCCGGACGCGGTGCTCTCGGTGAACCTCGGCGAGATCCGCAACTACGCGGCCGCGTCGGGCGATCGCAATCCCATCCACATGGGCAACCTGCCGGCGAAGGCGTTCGGCTTCCCGCGCGCCATCGCCCACGGCATGTGGAGCGCGGCCGCCGCCACCGCCAACATCGGGAGCCAGCTGCCCGACGCGGTGGAGTACCAGGTGCGCTTCGGCCGGCCGATCCTGCTGCCCGCGAAGGTGAACCTCTACACCAAGCGGGCCGGCGGACCGGGTGAGTACGACATCTCCATCCTGGATCGCAAGAAGGGCTTCCCGCACCTGACCGCGACCACCCGCGCCATCAAGTAG
- a CDS encoding TetR/AcrR family transcriptional regulator, whose amino-acid sequence MAGGTKRLPRAVREQQMLDAAVKVFAANGFAETSMDAIAAEAKISKPMLYLYYGSKEELFSACIARESAKFIDAMSTGFNPALSQREQTRTIAREFLRFVHENAESWRVLYRVAVGTASFANLVSQSRRRVIEMVAALIKQGTTVEGTTDVDFELTAVALVGAGEAVGDRISEGDISLEKATDLLVGITWRGLKGVGIHDEASAEA is encoded by the coding sequence GTGGCCGGTGGGACGAAGCGGTTGCCGCGCGCGGTACGCGAGCAGCAGATGCTCGACGCCGCGGTGAAGGTGTTCGCCGCCAACGGCTTCGCCGAGACGTCGATGGATGCGATCGCCGCCGAGGCGAAGATCAGCAAACCGATGCTCTACCTCTACTACGGCTCGAAAGAGGAACTGTTCAGCGCGTGCATCGCGCGAGAGTCGGCCAAGTTCATCGACGCAATGTCGACGGGATTCAACCCGGCGTTGAGCCAACGTGAGCAAACGCGAACCATCGCCCGTGAGTTCCTCCGCTTCGTCCACGAGAACGCAGAATCGTGGCGGGTGCTGTACCGCGTCGCCGTCGGGACCGCGAGCTTCGCCAACCTGGTCTCACAAAGCCGGCGACGAGTCATCGAGATGGTCGCCGCACTGATCAAGCAGGGCACCACCGTCGAAGGCACCACCGACGTCGATTTCGAACTCACCGCCGTCGCCCTCGTCGGCGCGGGCGAGGCCGTCGGCGACCGCATCAGCGAGGGCGACATCTCGCTGGAGAAGGCAACGGACCTCCTCGTCGGCATCACGTGGCGCGGTCTCAAGGGCGTCGGGATTCACGACGAGGCGTCGGCCGAAGCCTGA
- a CDS encoding glycoside hydrolase family 3 protein: protein MTLDLMHMRATFGFVSILTVGVVGVAACSTSETPKTPGYSSSPAYETSSSAPSSAVPMAAGCVSTELSRMSTRRKLAQMLMVGVKDTADARAAVNREHVGGIFVGSWTDKSILTSGAAKTLSSGRVPTMVSVDQEGGRVSRLKTLGIDFPPARELAKTKSPSAVRQMAFEAGKRMKAMGITVDFAPDIDVSDQPADSVIGDRSFSDDPATVAQYGRVFAAGLRDAGVLPVFKHFPGHGHGSGDSHTGTVKTPPLSDLVTNDLEPFRVLLPMKGVGAMVGHLIVPGLTGPDTPASISPKAIGMLRTGRGYNGPAFNGVIFTDDLSGMAAITEKYPIDRAVPMALAAGADIALWITTDKLTAVLDALEKAVASHKLSMDHVDASVARILRAKHLKHC, encoded by the coding sequence GTGACACTCGACCTTATGCATATGCGCGCGACGTTCGGTTTCGTATCGATTCTCACCGTCGGTGTGGTGGGGGTGGCGGCGTGTTCCACGTCGGAAACCCCCAAAACACCCGGCTACTCGTCATCGCCGGCTTACGAGACGTCGTCGTCGGCCCCGTCGTCGGCGGTCCCGATGGCCGCGGGATGCGTCAGCACCGAGCTGTCGCGGATGAGCACGCGGCGCAAGCTAGCGCAGATGCTGATGGTCGGGGTGAAGGACACTGCCGACGCGCGGGCCGCCGTCAACCGGGAGCACGTTGGCGGCATTTTCGTCGGCAGCTGGACCGACAAGTCCATCCTGACGTCGGGAGCGGCGAAGACCCTGTCGTCGGGGCGGGTGCCGACGATGGTCTCCGTCGACCAGGAGGGCGGGCGGGTGTCGCGGCTCAAGACGCTCGGCATCGACTTCCCGCCTGCGCGCGAACTGGCGAAGACCAAGTCGCCGTCGGCCGTGCGGCAGATGGCCTTCGAGGCCGGCAAGCGGATGAAGGCGATGGGCATCACCGTCGACTTCGCGCCGGATATCGACGTCAGCGACCAGCCCGCCGACTCGGTGATCGGCGACCGGTCGTTCTCCGACGATCCGGCGACGGTGGCGCAGTACGGTCGGGTGTTCGCGGCCGGTCTGCGCGACGCCGGGGTCCTCCCGGTGTTCAAGCACTTCCCCGGGCACGGCCACGGATCGGGTGACTCGCACACCGGAACGGTGAAGACGCCGCCGCTGTCGGACCTGGTGACCAACGACCTCGAACCCTTCCGCGTGCTGCTGCCGATGAAGGGCGTCGGCGCGATGGTCGGACACCTCATCGTGCCCGGACTGACCGGCCCCGACACCCCGGCGAGCATCAGCCCGAAGGCGATCGGAATGTTGCGCACCGGCCGTGGCTACAACGGCCCGGCGTTCAACGGCGTGATCTTCACCGACGACCTGTCGGGCATGGCCGCGATCACCGAGAAGTACCCGATCGACCGGGCGGTCCCGATGGCGCTGGCCGCCGGTGCCGACATCGCGCTGTGGATCACCACCGACAAGCTGACCGCCGTCCTGGACGCGTTGGAGAAGGCCGTCGCGAGCCACAAGTTGTCGATGGACCACGTCGACGCCTCGGTCGCCCGGATCCTGCGCGCGAAGCATCTCAAGCACTGCTGA
- a CDS encoding DUF2613 domain-containing protein: protein MLNNRLVAGAVAAVIGILVGVLGIFAAGWIATTSSPSSDANKVNPSDGFVPGSVDYGSRGQGGDNN, encoded by the coding sequence ATGCTCAACAACCGCCTGGTCGCCGGTGCTGTCGCCGCAGTCATCGGCATCCTCGTCGGAGTCCTCGGCATTTTCGCCGCGGGATGGATCGCCACCACCTCCAGCCCGTCGTCCGATGCCAACAAGGTCAACCCCAGCGACGGTTTCGTGCCGGGCAGCGTCGACTACGGGTCGCGCGGTCAGGGCGGGGACAACAACTGA
- a CDS encoding alpha-(1->3)-arabinofuranosyltransferase family protein, with product MVLAFAQSPGRIAADTKLDLTANPWGFLSRAAHLWSPDAPLGQVQNQAYGYFFPHGAFFALGHLMHIPPWVTQRLWWALLLVIGVVGIVKLAQALRIGSPGSRLLAAAVFALSPRVLTTIGVISSETLPMMLAPWVVLGVVRGLGATDEVPLWRAGLRAAVPIALMGAVNAVATIAAAAVGVVWWLLQYRSVDRRRWAGFGAWWAAASVAVCAWWIVPLVLLSRVSPPFLDFIESSRVTTQWSSLTEVLRGTSAWTPFVSPERVAGAILVTQPAAVLATGVLAAAGLAGLTMSALPYRRTLVAILCLGLLVLCLGYDGAWGSPIAEPVRVFLDGPGAPLRNLHKFDPFLRIPLVLGLAHLVGRVPLPPAVSVRETLGAFAHPQRSRPVAAAIVLLVALLGAGTVAWTGGLAGDSTYRSLPTHWRDAAAWLDAHARSGGPPSRALIVPGSPFAQQLWGTTRDEPMQALAQTPWAVRDAIPLVPPTAIRALDAVQRDIAAGRAGPDLAPRLAQLGVGYVVLRADLDPRDSRSARPLSAQQALIGSPGLRKVAQFGDQVAPTVVRGVVVDDGLRPPLPAIQIFAVQPRLFPGTGPVLAPLDAMPRVVGGPEGLPPGTLSILDADARATGLPKAPVWVTDSPTDRETDFGRVDDNRSAIRSPDDPRRTQNAAPDYPVENPGGTGSGPGLVTGQWLLDEQPNAVEMRVSSSAGDATQPGQSAPGSSAAAAFDGDGSTAWVSAGLDRAVGQWLEVDFTRPRGDLAVTLTTAKALGPDVTAILLTTDTGTTVAQNVKPGEPVTVALPPGATTRIQIRAIATKDGSAGNQFALSGVGLTDLATDRPVSIRHRVVLPPLPVRMDVAGWSLRQEQPGRAECVDDGQRTRCSPGLGLEPETAGQFSRVLSVPAAGPVDATVTVRTRPGDMLNGLLAQPGTVIAQGESAVADPRGSAAAAVDGDPGTTWIAPEASAETTATPPKNAKPRKPSKNAKQARLTLRLPAPQRVEKLVLGLPHGYPAAPTEVAVDLGTGEQIRRVGPDGVVALDPAVTDRIVLTVRRASDLIDVNNLGFARPAPVGITNIAVLPSAPMPVRDDNRPVHLGCDAGLSMSVSGQVVGLRADTTVGALRSGTPITAVPCGPVSLGAGEQELTVSPGGGFTVDGVELRNPRWSSAAQRWSSRSDGGRVDPSPWARNRIETPQAEEPYRDPTTPRWDTTDREVRVDAAPSQRVLVVPESTNPGWKARLGGAALTPLTVNGWQQGWIIPANTAGTVSLTYPLDGPYRWALGLGLALMVALLALAAFGSRGLDTVPRPGARIHSTTERRWSSAGRGASRDRRIETPLGQSVHRDRRILVAATGWLGASWLLTGWFGLLLSGVIGTTIWWWSRQDRCGGVPVVAAFALFFAATCGLAAGPWKSPTGYTGFDWWVQGLALAAISVTVWRSIIDQNRPK from the coding sequence CTGGTCCTCGCCTTCGCGCAATCCCCCGGCCGCATCGCCGCGGACACCAAGCTCGACCTGACCGCCAACCCGTGGGGCTTCCTGTCCCGCGCGGCGCACCTGTGGTCACCCGACGCGCCACTGGGCCAGGTCCAGAACCAGGCGTACGGATACTTCTTCCCGCACGGCGCCTTCTTCGCCCTCGGTCACCTGATGCACATCCCCCCGTGGGTCACCCAACGCCTGTGGTGGGCGCTGCTGCTGGTCATCGGGGTGGTCGGGATCGTGAAGCTGGCCCAAGCCCTGCGCATCGGCTCGCCCGGGTCGCGGTTGCTCGCCGCCGCCGTATTCGCGCTCAGCCCGCGCGTGCTCACGACAATCGGGGTCATCTCCTCGGAGACGTTGCCGATGATGTTGGCGCCGTGGGTCGTTCTCGGCGTCGTGCGCGGGCTCGGCGCGACCGACGAGGTGCCGCTGTGGCGCGCCGGGTTGCGCGCCGCGGTCCCGATCGCGCTGATGGGCGCGGTCAACGCGGTCGCGACGATCGCCGCGGCGGCCGTCGGCGTCGTGTGGTGGCTACTGCAATACCGGTCGGTCGATCGTCGACGATGGGCCGGCTTCGGCGCCTGGTGGGCCGCGGCGTCGGTGGCGGTCTGCGCCTGGTGGATCGTCCCGCTCGTCCTGCTCTCGCGGGTGAGCCCACCATTCCTCGACTTCATCGAATCGTCGCGGGTGACGACGCAGTGGTCGTCGCTCACCGAGGTCCTGCGCGGCACCAGCGCGTGGACGCCGTTCGTCTCCCCGGAGCGGGTGGCGGGCGCCATTCTGGTCACCCAACCCGCGGCCGTCCTCGCGACCGGAGTCCTCGCTGCGGCCGGGCTGGCCGGGCTGACCATGTCGGCGCTGCCGTATCGCCGCACCCTCGTCGCGATCCTCTGCCTCGGGTTGCTCGTCCTGTGCCTCGGCTACGACGGTGCCTGGGGATCGCCGATCGCCGAACCGGTCCGCGTCTTCCTCGACGGTCCGGGTGCGCCGCTGCGCAACCTGCACAAGTTCGACCCCTTCCTGCGGATTCCGCTGGTCCTGGGTCTCGCCCACCTCGTCGGCCGGGTGCCGCTGCCGCCCGCCGTCTCGGTGCGCGAGACGCTCGGCGCCTTCGCCCATCCGCAGCGCTCCCGCCCCGTGGCGGCGGCGATCGTGCTCCTCGTCGCCCTCCTCGGTGCCGGCACGGTCGCGTGGACCGGCGGGCTCGCCGGCGACTCGACCTACCGTTCCCTGCCGACGCATTGGCGCGACGCGGCGGCGTGGCTCGACGCGCATGCGCGCTCCGGTGGACCGCCCTCCCGGGCGTTGATCGTGCCCGGATCGCCGTTCGCCCAACAACTGTGGGGGACGACGCGCGACGAGCCGATGCAGGCCCTCGCGCAGACGCCGTGGGCGGTGCGCGACGCCATTCCGCTGGTGCCGCCGACCGCCATCCGTGCCCTTGACGCGGTACAGCGCGACATCGCCGCCGGTCGCGCCGGACCCGATCTCGCCCCCCGACTCGCGCAGCTCGGCGTCGGATACGTGGTGCTGCGCGCCGACCTCGACCCGCGCGACTCCCGCTCGGCCCGACCGCTCTCGGCCCAGCAGGCATTGATCGGGTCGCCCGGGCTGCGCAAGGTGGCGCAGTTCGGCGACCAGGTGGCGCCCACGGTGGTGCGCGGCGTCGTCGTCGACGACGGTCTGCGGCCACCGCTGCCTGCCATCCAGATCTTCGCCGTGCAACCCCGACTCTTCCCCGGCACCGGCCCCGTCCTCGCCCCTCTCGACGCCATGCCGCGCGTCGTCGGCGGACCGGAGGGGTTGCCGCCTGGGACGCTCTCGATTCTCGACGCGGACGCGCGGGCGACCGGTCTGCCGAAGGCCCCGGTGTGGGTCACCGACTCGCCCACCGATCGGGAGACCGACTTCGGCCGCGTCGATGACAACCGATCGGCCATCCGCTCCCCCGACGATCCGCGGCGCACCCAGAACGCGGCCCCCGACTACCCCGTCGAAAACCCCGGCGGCACCGGGAGCGGACCTGGCCTCGTCACCGGTCAGTGGCTGCTCGACGAGCAGCCGAACGCGGTAGAAATGCGCGTCTCGTCGTCGGCGGGTGATGCGACGCAGCCGGGGCAGAGCGCTCCCGGCAGCTCGGCGGCGGCCGCATTCGACGGGGACGGCTCGACGGCGTGGGTGAGCGCCGGACTCGACCGGGCCGTCGGGCAGTGGCTCGAGGTGGACTTCACCCGGCCGCGCGGCGACCTGGCCGTCACGCTGACAACCGCGAAGGCCCTCGGCCCCGACGTGACCGCCATCCTGCTGACCACCGACACCGGAACCACCGTCGCGCAGAACGTGAAGCCGGGTGAACCGGTGACCGTGGCGCTGCCGCCCGGTGCGACCACCCGCATCCAGATCCGGGCGATCGCCACCAAGGACGGGAGTGCCGGCAACCAGTTCGCGCTGTCCGGGGTCGGACTGACCGACCTGGCGACCGACCGACCCGTGTCCATCCGCCACCGCGTCGTCCTCCCCCCGCTGCCCGTCCGCATGGACGTCGCCGGCTGGTCGTTGCGCCAAGAGCAGCCGGGGCGCGCGGAGTGCGTCGATGACGGGCAGCGCACGCGGTGCTCGCCCGGCCTCGGGCTGGAGCCGGAGACGGCGGGGCAGTTCTCCCGCGTCCTCTCCGTTCCGGCAGCGGGACCGGTCGACGCGACGGTCACCGTGCGCACCCGACCCGGCGACATGCTCAACGGGCTGCTCGCCCAGCCGGGAACGGTGATCGCGCAGGGTGAGTCCGCCGTCGCCGATCCGCGCGGCTCGGCTGCAGCCGCGGTCGACGGGGACCCGGGTACGACGTGGATCGCGCCGGAGGCCAGTGCCGAGACGACCGCGACGCCACCCAAGAATGCCAAGCCGCGCAAACCGTCGAAGAACGCCAAACAGGCCCGGCTGACGCTGCGCCTGCCCGCGCCGCAACGGGTGGAGAAGCTGGTGCTGGGTTTGCCGCACGGCTATCCGGCGGCGCCGACCGAGGTCGCCGTCGATCTCGGCACCGGCGAGCAGATCCGCCGCGTCGGGCCTGACGGGGTGGTCGCCCTCGATCCGGCCGTCACCGATCGGATCGTGCTGACCGTGCGCCGCGCCAGTGACCTCATCGACGTCAACAACCTCGGCTTTGCCCGCCCGGCACCGGTGGGCATCACCAACATCGCGGTTCTCCCGTCGGCCCCGATGCCGGTGCGCGACGACAACCGACCGGTCCACCTCGGCTGCGATGCCGGCCTGTCCATGAGCGTGTCCGGCCAGGTCGTCGGGCTACGTGCCGACACCACCGTCGGGGCATTGCGCTCCGGTACGCCGATCACCGCCGTTCCCTGCGGCCCGGTCTCCCTCGGTGCCGGCGAACAAGAACTGACCGTCAGCCCCGGTGGCGGCTTCACGGTCGACGGGGTGGAGCTACGGAACCCTCGGTGGTCGAGTGCCGCACAACGGTGGTCAAGTAGATCCGATGGTGGTCGAGTGGATCCGAGCCCCTGGGCGAGGAACCGTATCGAGACCCCGCAAGCCGAGGAACCGTATCGAGATCCCACGACACCGCGCTGGGACACGACCGATCGCGAAGTCCGCGTCGACGCCGCACCGAGTCAGCGAGTTCTGGTCGTCCCGGAGAGCACGAATCCCGGCTGGAAAGCACGACTGGGCGGCGCCGCCCTGACGCCGCTGACCGTCAACGGGTGGCAGCAGGGCTGGATCATCCCCGCGAATACCGCCGGAACGGTCAGCCTGACCTATCCCCTGGACGGACCGTATCGGTGGGCGCTGGGACTCGGTCTCGCGCTGATGGTCGCGCTGCTCGCTCTGGCGGCCTTCGGCTCGCGGGGTCTCGATACGGTTCCTCGCCCAGGGGCTCGGATCCACTCGACCACCGAAAGACGGTGGTCGAGTGCCGGGCGAGGCGCTAGCCGAGACCGGCGTATCGAGACCCCACTAGGCCAGTCGGTACATCGAGACCGGCGCATACTCGTGGCCGCGACAGGATGGCTCGGCGCCTCCTGGCTCCTGACCGGCTGGTTCGGACTGCTGCTCTCAGGCGTCATCGGAACGACGATCTGGTGGTGGAGCAGGCAAGACCGATGCGGTGGAGTGCCCGTCGTCGCGGCATTCGCGTTGTTCTTCGCGGCCACCTGCGGCCTGGCTGCCGGCCCGTGGAAATCGCCCACCGGCTACACCGGTTTCGACTGGTGGGTGCAGGGCTTGGCGCTTGCCGCGATCTCGGTCACCGTGTGGCGCTCGATCATTGACCAAAATCGTCCGAAATAG
- a CDS encoding acyltransferase translates to MTATVAARRYYPQMEGMRAVAALGVLTTHVAFQTGAVRWSVVGPVLGRLDLAVALFFSLSGFLLWQPHAAAARGLAPEPGLVRYARHRFWRIWPAYAVVVVVVLTLLPEARTADPVVWLANLSLTQVFVPLSLTAGLTQMWSLSVEVLFYALLPVIAWGLASLRGNRARWRLVAVLALGVVALLWGEAASRIPAPGGVEPQNWLIGHLPWFVAGLFLAELVAWRASGEAMPAALHRLCAVSADRRVMLVVFVVAYGSACTPLAGPVGMGELSPVGFATKIALGAIGAYAVLAPLALSEGPFRFLASPVMTTLGRWSYGIFIWHVAVLSVVFGLFGIIPFSGSFLLVWAITAALSVGVAAASYAFIEDPVRRWATRADRVPVEM, encoded by the coding sequence ATGACCGCAACCGTTGCCGCCCGCCGCTACTACCCCCAGATGGAGGGGATGCGCGCGGTCGCGGCGCTGGGGGTGCTCACCACCCACGTCGCGTTTCAGACCGGCGCGGTGCGATGGTCGGTGGTCGGCCCGGTGCTCGGACGGCTCGATCTCGCCGTCGCACTGTTCTTCTCCCTTTCGGGTTTCCTGCTGTGGCAACCGCATGCCGCCGCGGCGCGGGGCCTGGCTCCGGAGCCGGGGTTGGTCCGCTACGCCCGGCACCGATTCTGGCGGATCTGGCCGGCGTATGCCGTGGTGGTCGTCGTGGTGTTGACGTTGCTGCCGGAGGCGCGGACCGCTGATCCGGTGGTGTGGCTGGCGAACCTGAGCCTGACCCAGGTCTTCGTGCCGCTGTCGTTGACCGCGGGGCTGACCCAGATGTGGAGCCTTTCGGTGGAGGTGCTCTTCTACGCGCTGCTGCCCGTCATCGCGTGGGGGTTGGCGTCGCTGCGCGGGAACCGGGCCCGGTGGCGCCTGGTCGCGGTACTGGCGCTGGGGGTGGTGGCGCTGCTGTGGGGGGAGGCCGCGTCGAGGATTCCCGCGCCGGGCGGGGTGGAGCCGCAGAACTGGCTGATCGGGCATCTGCCGTGGTTCGTCGCCGGGCTGTTCCTCGCCGAACTCGTCGCCTGGCGCGCATCGGGGGAAGCGATGCCCGCGGCGCTGCACCGCCTATGCGCGGTGAGCGCGGACCGTCGGGTGATGCTGGTGGTCTTCGTCGTTGCCTACGGGTCGGCGTGCACACCGTTGGCCGGGCCGGTCGGAATGGGTGAGTTGAGCCCGGTCGGGTTTGCGACGAAGATCGCGCTGGGCGCGATCGGGGCCTACGCGGTGCTGGCGCCGCTGGCACTGTCGGAGGGGCCGTTCCGGTTCTTGGCGTCGCCGGTGATGACGACGCTGGGCCGGTGGTCGTACGGCATCTTCATCTGGCACGTCGCGGTGCTCTCGGTGGTGTTCGGCTTGTTCGGGATCATCCCGTTCAGCGGGTCGTTCCTACTGGTGTGGGCGATCACTGCGGCGCTGTCGGTCGGCGTCGCCGCCGCGAGCTACGCGTTCATCGAGGATCCGGTGCGACGCTGGGCCACCCGTGCCGACCGGGTGCCCGTCGAGATGTGA
- a CDS encoding DUF3068 domain-containing protein, translating into MSDDQASRFTTRQLLPPTLVFLAALFATVAITAPTLLAPQLARVSLDTNLVAIAPSTEPAVTLDRCSLDGPRAVLTPPTTLIRNQRIVVVRPADRRIATVQAGTAIRRDDKAPGCSDPVLFATLDRVTVDRTTAAPTGESSVQTDSRRPAWVLPDRSGFTYLFAPRFTPDSAQRFFDPVTRQHAPLTVLGRDIRDGRAVTRMRAEIPDTDLAALPGADPRMRLTRPAAWFGRPGADMTADVWQGGRYTLWVDEASGLVVDAEIVVRRDYRAGDLRLPDVEATFRYDEQTRKSLVDAARTQSRPAWLAGRIVPIVAVIAALAAAGGAWTLRRRSRDAA; encoded by the coding sequence GTGTCCGACGACCAGGCCAGCCGCTTCACGACCCGCCAACTGCTGCCGCCGACGCTGGTCTTCCTCGCCGCGCTGTTCGCGACGGTCGCGATCACCGCACCCACGCTGCTCGCCCCCCAACTCGCCCGCGTCTCCCTGGACACGAACCTGGTGGCGATCGCCCCGTCGACCGAACCCGCCGTCACCCTCGACCGCTGCTCCCTCGACGGCCCCCGGGCGGTATTGACTCCCCCGACGACGCTGATCCGCAACCAGCGCATCGTCGTCGTCCGCCCCGCCGACCGCCGCATCGCCACCGTGCAGGCCGGGACCGCTATCCGTCGCGACGACAAGGCCCCCGGCTGCAGCGATCCGGTCCTGTTCGCCACCCTCGACCGCGTCACCGTCGACCGCACCACGGCGGCGCCGACGGGCGAGTCCAGCGTGCAGACCGATTCGCGGCGCCCGGCGTGGGTCCTCCCCGACCGTTCCGGTTTCACCTACCTGTTCGCGCCACGGTTCACGCCGGACAGTGCCCAGCGGTTCTTCGACCCGGTCACCCGACAGCACGCGCCCCTGACCGTCCTGGGCCGCGACATCCGGGACGGCCGTGCCGTCACGCGGATGCGGGCGGAGATCCCCGACACCGACCTCGCCGCGCTCCCCGGCGCCGACCCACGCATGCGCCTGACAAGACCGGCGGCCTGGTTCGGCCGCCCGGGCGCTGACATGACCGCCGACGTGTGGCAGGGCGGCCGCTACACGCTGTGGGTCGACGAGGCATCGGGGCTCGTCGTCGACGCCGAGATCGTGGTGCGACGGGACTACCGCGCCGGTGACCTGCGCCTGCCCGACGTTGAGGCGACGTTCCGCTACGACGAGCAGACCCGCAAATCCCTCGTCGACGCGGCGCGGACCCAGTCGCGGCCGGCGTGGCTGGCCGGGCGCATCGTCCCGATCGTCGCGGTCATCGCGGCGCTGGCCGCTGCCGGGGGTGCGTGGACACTGCGACGCAGGTCCCGCGACGCCGCCTAG
- a CDS encoding type II toxin-antitoxin system VapB family antitoxin: MARTNIDIDETACRAVMYRYRLATKRDAVNFALRSLADEPLDLDEALRLRGSGWDGDLDEMRESRV, encoded by the coding sequence ATGGCGCGCACAAACATCGATATCGACGAGACCGCCTGCCGGGCGGTGATGTACCGCTATCGCTTGGCCACCAAACGCGACGCGGTGAACTTCGCATTGCGCTCACTTGCCGATGAACCGCTCGATCTCGACGAGGCCCTGCGCCTGCGCGGATCCGGCTGGGACGGCGACCTCGACGAAATGCGCGAGAGCCGGGTCTGA
- a CDS encoding PIN domain nuclease, which produces MILVDSSAWIEFLRGTQSRAGDRVAALLSTDIAICDAIRMEVLAGARDDAHLVSLRRLLARAVVLPTTPTHYDDAAMLFRTCRRQGETVRKLMDCLIAAHAIREGIPILHADKDFDAIARHSPLVVESP; this is translated from the coding sequence ATGATTCTCGTCGACTCGTCGGCGTGGATCGAGTTCCTGCGGGGCACGCAGAGTCGGGCGGGTGATCGGGTCGCCGCACTCCTGTCCACCGACATCGCGATCTGCGATGCCATTCGGATGGAAGTGCTGGCAGGCGCCCGCGACGATGCCCATCTCGTCAGCCTCCGACGCCTCCTCGCGCGTGCCGTCGTCCTGCCCACCACGCCCACCCACTACGACGACGCGGCGATGCTGTTCCGCACCTGCCGACGCCAGGGCGAGACGGTGCGCAAGCTCATGGACTGTCTTATCGCGGCGCACGCGATTCGGGAGGGGATTCCGATCCTCCACGCCGACAAGGACTTCGACGCGATAGCGCGTCACTCCCCACTCGTCGTCGAGTCGCCGTGA